Proteins from a genomic interval of Gordonia sp. SL306:
- a CDS encoding adenylate kinase, giving the protein MRLVILGPPGAGKGTQAELLSEALGIPHISTGDLFRANISQGTAVGIEAKRYLDAGDLVPSEITVDMVRARVGEPDAAKGFILDGFPRSTEQADALKDILANLDTSLDAVLSFQVDADVVVDRMLSRGRADDTEDVIRNRMAVYTKETAPLLEYYGEQVKTIDAVGDVQDVHQRVLSALGAGVS; this is encoded by the coding sequence GTGAGACTCGTGATTCTCGGCCCCCCCGGCGCTGGCAAGGGCACTCAGGCGGAACTGCTGTCCGAGGCACTGGGCATCCCGCACATCTCCACCGGAGACCTCTTCCGTGCCAACATCTCCCAGGGAACCGCGGTCGGCATCGAGGCGAAGCGGTACCTCGACGCCGGTGACCTGGTGCCGTCCGAGATCACGGTCGACATGGTCCGTGCCCGCGTCGGCGAGCCCGATGCGGCGAAGGGGTTCATCCTCGACGGGTTCCCGCGGTCGACCGAGCAGGCCGACGCGCTCAAGGACATCCTGGCCAATCTGGACACCTCGCTCGACGCCGTGCTCTCGTTCCAGGTCGATGCGGATGTCGTCGTCGACCGGATGCTCTCACGCGGCCGCGCCGACGACACCGAGGACGTGATCCGTAACCGGATGGCGGTCTACACCAAGGAGACCGCGCCGTTGCTCGAGTACTACGGCGAGCAGGTCAAGACCATCGACGCGGTCGGCGACGTGCAGGACGTGCATCAGCGCGTGCTCAGCGCGCTGGGCGCAGGCGTGTCCTGA
- the secY gene encoding preprotein translocase subunit SecY, whose amino-acid sequence MFSPLVAAFRTPDLRKKILFVVGIIVLYRLGATIPSPGVDYKAVHACLDEVSHGSSADIYSLISMFSGGALLQLSVFAIGIMPYITASIIVQLLTVVIPRFEQLRKEGQSGQAKMTQYTRYLTVALALLQSTGIVALADRGQLLQDCSQADQILNDQSIFGLAIIVLVMTAGACVVMWFGELITERGIGNGMSLLIFAGIAARIPSEGKMILDTRGGLVFGLVCVAALVIVAGVVFIEQGQRRIPVQYAKRMVGRKMYGGSSTYLPLKVNQAGVIPVIFASSLLYLPQLILQLTQNSEGEQSTWQRYINQYLTDPSSWVYILVYFLMIIFFTYFYVAVTFNPEERADDMKKYGGFIPGIRPGSPTADYLGYVLSRITLPGSIYLGIIAVLPNLFLEIGNSGGAQNLPFGGTAVLIMVGVGLDTMKQVNSQLMQRKYEGFLK is encoded by the coding sequence CCCGATCTGAGGAAGAAGATCCTCTTCGTCGTCGGCATCATCGTGCTGTATCGACTGGGTGCGACCATTCCTTCCCCCGGTGTCGACTACAAAGCCGTCCATGCGTGCCTCGATGAGGTGTCTCACGGCAGCTCCGCCGATATCTATTCGTTGATCAGCATGTTCTCCGGCGGTGCGTTGCTGCAGCTGTCGGTGTTCGCGATCGGCATCATGCCGTACATCACCGCCAGCATCATCGTGCAGTTGCTGACCGTCGTCATCCCGCGCTTCGAGCAGTTGCGCAAGGAGGGCCAGTCCGGCCAGGCCAAGATGACGCAGTACACGCGCTACCTGACGGTTGCGCTCGCATTGCTGCAGTCGACCGGCATCGTCGCGCTCGCCGATCGTGGACAGCTCCTCCAGGACTGTTCACAGGCCGATCAGATCCTCAACGACCAGTCCATCTTCGGCCTCGCGATCATCGTGCTCGTGATGACCGCCGGTGCCTGTGTGGTGATGTGGTTCGGCGAGCTGATCACCGAGCGGGGCATCGGCAACGGTATGTCGCTGCTGATCTTCGCCGGTATCGCGGCACGCATCCCGTCCGAGGGCAAGATGATCCTCGACACCCGCGGCGGCCTGGTCTTCGGCCTCGTCTGTGTGGCGGCATTGGTCATCGTCGCCGGTGTCGTGTTCATCGAGCAGGGCCAGCGGCGTATCCCGGTGCAGTACGCGAAGCGGATGGTCGGCCGCAAGATGTACGGCGGCTCGTCGACCTATCTACCGCTGAAGGTCAACCAGGCCGGCGTCATCCCGGTGATCTTCGCGTCCTCTCTGCTGTACCTGCCGCAGCTGATCCTGCAGTTGACGCAGAACTCGGAAGGCGAGCAGTCGACCTGGCAGCGCTACATCAATCAGTACCTGACCGACCCCAGCAGCTGGGTCTACATCCTCGTGTACTTCCTGATGATCATCTTCTTCACGTACTTCTACGTGGCGGTCACCTTCAATCCGGAGGAACGCGCCGATGACATGAAGAAGTACGGCGGGTTCATCCCCGGCATCCGTCCGGGATCGCCGACCGCGGACTATCTCGGCTACGTGCTGAGCCGCATCACGCTGCCGGGTTCGATCTACCTCGGTATCATCGCGGTACTGCCGAACCTGTTCCTGGAGATCGGGAACAGCGGCGGTGCCCAGAACCTGCCATTCGGGGGCACGGCCGTGTTGATCATGGTCGGCGTGGGTCTGGACACGATGAAGCAAGTCAACAGTCAACTGATGCAACGCAAGTACGAAGGGTTCCTCAAGTGA